A genome region from Myroides fluvii includes the following:
- a CDS encoding DMT family transporter, giving the protein MGLNNKFLGFSAAIFAAALWGVSGAFAQFLFNEKNFNAEWLVTVRLLISGSIMLALGIVKGDKDVWHIWKNKKYASQLVVFSFLGMLLVQYSYFITIFHSNAATATVLQYIGPVFIAIYLALRLRKWPKPIEILAIGLAMLGTFLLVTHGDINSLTITPTALIWGIISAIALAAYTILPVHLLKEYSPIVIIGWSMLIAGIGIALVYPPTHFPGIWDMETFWAVAFIILFGTLISFYIFLDAINNIGPQRASLLACAEPLSATLIAVFYFGVQFEFLDWLGSSCIIFTILLLTKMKKKEIPAN; this is encoded by the coding sequence ATGGGACTAAACAATAAGTTTCTAGGTTTTTCAGCGGCCATTTTTGCTGCTGCACTTTGGGGTGTATCAGGAGCATTTGCTCAATTCTTATTCAATGAGAAAAATTTCAATGCTGAATGGCTTGTTACCGTTCGTCTCTTAATTTCAGGTAGTATTATGCTTGCTTTGGGCATTGTAAAAGGTGATAAAGATGTATGGCATATCTGGAAAAACAAAAAATACGCTTCTCAATTGGTTGTATTTAGTTTTTTAGGGATGTTGTTAGTTCAATATTCTTATTTCATCACCATTTTTCACTCTAACGCTGCAACTGCAACTGTTCTTCAATATATAGGCCCTGTTTTTATTGCTATTTACTTAGCGCTACGTCTGAGAAAATGGCCCAAACCTATTGAAATATTGGCAATTGGATTAGCAATGTTGGGTACTTTTTTACTGGTAACACATGGCGATATCAATAGTTTAACCATTACACCTACTGCATTAATTTGGGGAATTATTTCCGCAATTGCGCTAGCTGCTTATACGATTCTACCAGTACATTTATTAAAAGAATACAGTCCGATTGTAATTATTGGATGGAGTATGTTAATCGCTGGTATAGGAATAGCTCTTGTTTATCCGCCCACACATTTTCCAGGAATATGGGACATGGAAACATTTTGGGCTGTAGCATTCATCATCCTATTTGGCACCTTAATCTCTTTCTACATATTCTTAGATGCCATCAATAATATCGGTCCTCAACGCGCAAGTTTACTTGCTTGTGCTGAACCTTTATCCGCCACATTAATCGCCGTTTTTTACTTCGGTGTTCAGTTTGAATTTTTAGATTGGCTCGGCAGTAGCTGTATTATTTTTACGATTCTCTTACTAACCAAAATGAAGAAAAAGGAAATTCCAGCCAATTAA
- a CDS encoding MlaE family ABC transporter permease — protein sequence MIKTGLTNIGQYFIMLKEIFSKMTKWKVMKELIFKEIDDLIIGSLGIVCFLSFFVGGVVAIQTALNLTNPLIPKYLIGFATRQSVILEFAPTFISIIMAGKMGSFITSSIGTMRVTEQIDALEVMGVSSLNYLVFPKMVAVLLYPFVIGISMFLGVLGGWFGGVMGNFVSSEQFITGLQDSFIPFHITYAFIKTTLFGFLLATVPSYFGYYMKGGALEVGKASTTAFVWTSVAIILTNYILTSLLLSN from the coding sequence ATGATAAAAACTGGATTAACAAATATTGGTCAGTACTTTATTATGCTAAAAGAAATCTTTAGCAAAATGACTAAGTGGAAAGTAATGAAGGAGCTAATCTTCAAAGAAATAGACGATTTAATCATTGGTTCTTTGGGTATTGTTTGCTTCTTATCTTTTTTCGTTGGAGGTGTTGTTGCAATTCAAACTGCCTTAAACTTAACCAATCCCTTAATTCCTAAATATCTTATTGGATTTGCAACCAGACAATCGGTAATCTTAGAATTTGCCCCTACGTTCATCTCCATCATTATGGCTGGTAAAATGGGGTCTTTTATCACATCGAGTATTGGTACCATGCGTGTTACAGAACAAATCGACGCTTTAGAAGTAATGGGAGTTAGCTCATTAAACTATTTGGTTTTTCCGAAAATGGTCGCTGTTTTATTATATCCTTTCGTGATTGGTATCAGTATGTTTCTAGGTGTTTTAGGCGGATGGTTTGGTGGTGTAATGGGAAATTTCGTGTCTTCTGAGCAATTCATTACTGGATTACAAGATAGCTTTATTCCGTTTCACATTACCTATGCGTTTATCAAAACTACGTTATTCGGTTTCTTATTAGCAACGGTTCCATCTTATTTTGGTTACTACATGAAAGGTGGTGCTCTAGAAGTAGGAAAAGCCAGTACAACGGCATTCGTGTGGACGAGTGTGGCTATTATTCTTACAAATTATATACTAACCTCTCTCCTTTTAAGTAACTAA
- a CDS encoding lipopolysaccharide biosynthesis protein, protein MGNGISTKQAFLFTLINYLGVLIGVVSTILIYPQDKEMLGIIRFVDACAQIMYPIIVLGSTHALINFYPQLTERLQQKLFSYSLISLAKLAGWVGVSLIVISFFYTATSFKYVAFAFPLALAMAYIELFRRQATNLQKISFPTFFEKIIPKIALPTVFLLTLYTTTTIDQGLALYLLSYGLITVVIGGYIYKLYPYQLHRSYDDLFDKVKKKEYYAYSLFAFAGSFGSFFAFRVDSLMIPYFISYEANGTYNIGVTLASTLAIPATGVFALYAPVISDLIKNVQLKKLNEKYKEVARVMFFIGMLLFSCVAVGIDPLFRLLPTYEKLAPSIPIIYLLGINGVINMSTGFNSEIISYSKYYRFNLISILFLMVLNIGMNIWFLTQTSYGIFGVGLASLISLTLFNFGKVVYIYLKMKLWPFDVQFGQLFLCMLLVLIIGFYIPIVNQSQFLTLVLRVGFVLICGGILIFKTPWVFLIQQRFLTVIKRYRP, encoded by the coding sequence ATGGGGAATGGTATTTCAACCAAACAAGCTTTTTTATTTACGCTAATTAATTATCTAGGCGTTTTGATTGGCGTTGTTTCAACGATTTTGATTTATCCTCAAGATAAGGAGATGCTAGGGATTATTCGCTTTGTTGATGCTTGTGCTCAAATTATGTATCCTATCATCGTGTTGGGAAGTACGCATGCTTTGATTAATTTCTACCCTCAATTAACAGAAAGATTACAGCAGAAATTGTTTAGTTATAGTCTAATTTCACTAGCAAAACTAGCTGGATGGGTTGGTGTTTCACTGATTGTTATTTCTTTTTTTTACACCGCTACTTCTTTTAAATACGTAGCCTTTGCCTTTCCATTAGCATTGGCTATGGCTTATATCGAGCTGTTTCGCAGACAGGCAACAAATTTGCAAAAAATATCATTTCCCACTTTTTTTGAGAAGATAATTCCCAAAATTGCATTGCCCACGGTCTTTTTATTAACGTTGTATACCACGACAACGATTGATCAAGGATTAGCTTTGTACCTATTAAGTTATGGTCTAATTACTGTGGTAATTGGAGGGTATATTTACAAATTATATCCCTATCAGCTTCATCGAAGCTATGATGATTTATTCGATAAGGTGAAGAAAAAAGAGTATTATGCCTATAGTTTATTTGCCTTTGCTGGGAGTTTTGGTTCTTTTTTTGCCTTTCGCGTAGATTCTTTGATGATTCCCTATTTTATTTCGTATGAAGCGAATGGAACATACAATATTGGGGTGACTTTAGCTTCTACTTTAGCAATTCCGGCTACAGGTGTTTTTGCTTTGTATGCTCCCGTTATTTCTGATTTAATTAAAAATGTACAGCTCAAGAAATTAAATGAAAAGTACAAAGAAGTTGCCCGTGTAATGTTCTTTATCGGTATGCTGTTGTTTTCTTGTGTAGCGGTAGGAATAGATCCCTTGTTTCGATTATTGCCCACTTATGAAAAGCTAGCACCTTCTATTCCCATCATCTATTTGTTGGGTATAAATGGCGTAATTAATATGTCTACGGGGTTTAATTCGGAAATCATCTCTTATTCCAAATACTATCGTTTTAATCTGATTTCAATTCTGTTTTTAATGGTATTGAATATCGGAATGAATATCTGGTTCTTAACGCAGACAAGCTATGGGATTTTTGGGGTCGGATTGGCCTCGTTAATTAGCTTAACGCTATTTAATTTTGGGAAAGTGGTTTACATTTACCTCAAAATGAAACTTTGGCCTTTTGACGTCCAATTTGGTCAATTGTTTCTCTGTATGCTATTGGTATTGATTATCGGCTTTTATATTCCGATTGTGAATCAAAGCCAATTTTTGACTCTTGTTCTGCGTGTGGGATTTGTCTTAATTTGCGGAGGAATTCTAATCTTTAAAACCCCTTGGGTCTTTTTAATTCAACAGCGTTTTTTGACGGTGATCAAGCGCTATAGGCCTTAA
- a CDS encoding pirin family protein, which produces MKTKNIEQIVAPRPAHFVGDGFRVHNFIPGVPGMSMQRMDPFIMFDYNSKYHFGPSEIPRGVGVHPHKGFETVTIAYKGRVEHGDSSGGGGIIGEGDVQWMTAASGVLHKEFHETAWSKTGGEFQMVQLWVNLPAEAKKGEPKYQAIENSQMALYPLENDKGTIEVIAGEYNGIKGPASTFTPIHMSNLRAKEGAKVAYNFPTTYTTLLLVLEGTVQVNGAEVMQDHVVLMSNDGEEFTVEVTEDAVVLVLAGLPIKEPIAHYGPFVMNTQEELLQAFDDFNTGKFGTWN; this is translated from the coding sequence ATGAAAACAAAGAATATTGAACAAATCGTCGCACCAAGACCTGCACATTTTGTAGGAGATGGTTTTAGAGTACACAATTTTATTCCAGGTGTACCAGGTATGAGCATGCAACGCATGGATCCCTTCATTATGTTTGACTACAACTCCAAATACCACTTCGGACCAAGTGAAATTCCAAGAGGTGTTGGCGTACATCCACACAAAGGATTTGAAACGGTAACCATTGCTTACAAAGGACGTGTTGAACATGGAGATAGCAGTGGTGGTGGTGGAATCATAGGCGAAGGCGATGTACAATGGATGACAGCGGCTTCAGGTGTTTTACACAAAGAATTTCACGAAACAGCATGGAGCAAAACAGGGGGTGAATTTCAAATGGTTCAACTGTGGGTAAATTTACCTGCTGAGGCAAAGAAAGGAGAACCAAAATATCAAGCAATTGAGAACAGCCAAATGGCGTTGTATCCGTTAGAAAACGACAAAGGTACAATTGAGGTTATAGCAGGAGAATACAACGGAATAAAAGGTCCAGCATCAACCTTTACTCCTATTCACATGTCAAATTTAAGAGCTAAAGAAGGGGCTAAAGTAGCCTATAACTTCCCAACTACATACACGACATTACTCCTAGTTTTAGAAGGTACTGTACAAGTTAATGGGGCTGAAGTGATGCAAGACCATGTCGTTTTGATGTCAAACGATGGAGAGGAATTCACTGTCGAAGTAACTGAAGATGCGGTTGTATTAGTCCTTGCTGGATTGCCTATCAAAGAACCTATTGCGCATTATGGTCCCTTTGTTATGAATACACAAGAAGAACTACTACAAGCATTCGACGATTTTAATACAGGGAAATTCGGAACTTGGAATTAA
- a CDS encoding helix-turn-helix domain-containing protein yields MSKDLETIADYYKERSTSSLSENYAFSINEYKTGTSHFNINMRKYCSFTTPYNRRDFYKVGLIIGRGELHYGSHTITIDRPALFLPCPTTPYSWTCIEKQQEGYFCLFNYEFFTENRSLESFKKTSLFKEWGKPLIFLTPDQLEIAHTYFQQMYTMAQSDYPLKYEVIRNLLALLLHQALQLKVEDITLEEQSASMRLFRLFDQLLNKQFPLDSPAYPLALRRPIDYADQLNIHVNHLNSSIKSATGKTTSQHITDRILLEAKNLLMNTDWDIAQVGYTLGFDQPSHFTHFFKKHVKQTPLQFRNKK; encoded by the coding sequence ATGAGTAAAGATTTAGAAACCATCGCCGATTATTACAAAGAAAGATCTACGTCTTCTCTTTCTGAAAATTATGCTTTTAGCATCAACGAATACAAGACAGGAACTTCGCATTTTAACATTAATATGCGCAAGTATTGCAGTTTTACAACGCCTTATAATCGTCGTGATTTTTATAAAGTGGGACTAATAATTGGTCGTGGAGAATTGCATTACGGCTCACATACTATTACAATTGACCGACCGGCTTTATTCTTACCTTGCCCTACAACTCCGTATTCCTGGACGTGTATTGAAAAGCAACAAGAGGGGTATTTCTGCTTGTTCAATTACGAATTCTTCACAGAGAATAGAAGTTTAGAATCCTTCAAAAAAACGTCGTTATTCAAAGAATGGGGAAAACCTTTAATCTTTTTAACACCGGATCAACTGGAAATCGCACATACCTATTTTCAACAAATGTACACCATGGCTCAGTCGGATTACCCTTTAAAGTATGAGGTTATTCGCAATTTACTCGCTTTATTATTGCATCAAGCGCTACAATTAAAAGTAGAAGACATCACCTTAGAAGAGCAAAGTGCATCCATGCGTTTATTTCGTTTATTTGATCAACTATTGAACAAGCAGTTTCCATTAGATTCTCCTGCTTACCCTCTTGCTTTACGTCGTCCTATTGACTATGCAGACCAACTTAATATACACGTGAATCACTTGAATTCATCTATTAAGTCCGCAACGGGTAAAACCACGTCTCAACACATTACAGATCGCATTTTACTAGAAGCTAAAAACTTGCTCATGAACACCGATTGGGATATTGCACAAGTGGGGTATACATTGGGATTTGACCAACCCTCTCACTTCACTCATTTCTTCAAAAAACACGTAAAACAAACGCCACTTCAATTTAGAAATAAAAAATAA
- the gcvP gene encoding aminomethyl-transferring glycine dehydrogenase → MKTNAFALRHIGPRAEDMAQMFKTVKVDNIEQLIDETFPTSIRLKQDLDLAPAMTEYEYLSYIQNLGNKNKIFRSYIGLGYNESVSPAPIIRNVFENAGWYTAYTPYQAEIAQGRLEALLNFQTTVIELAGMEIANASLLDEGTAAAEAMMLLYDVRTRDQKKNNALKFFVSEEILPQTLSVLQTRSIPFEIELVVGDHQTFDFSEDFFGAILQYPGKYGQVYDYADFIHTAKSKDIKVAVAADILSLVTLTSPGEMGADVVVGTTQRFGIPLGFGGPHAGFFTTKEEYKRSMPGRIIGVSKDADGNRALRMALQTREQHIKREKATSNICTAQVLLAVMASFYAVYHGPNGLRFIANQVHAKANTVAENLAKLGIEQSNTAYFDTIVVKADAAKVKPIAEANQVNFYYIDANTISISLNETVNVNDINTIIAIFAQAVGKEAFTITALNEEAVNYPAKLKRTSKFLEHDVFNSYHSETELMRYIKRLERKDLALNQSMISLGSCTMKLNAAAEMLPLSNGQWNNIHPFAPLDQAQGYIEMLKDLEHKLNIITGFAGTTLQPNSGAQGEYAGLMAIRAYHHARGDFQRTIALIPASAHGTNPASAAMAGMKVVVTKTTPEGNIDVADLREKAELHKDNLSCLMVTYPSTHGVYESAIMEITQIIHDNGGQVYMDGANMNAQVGFTNPASIGADVCHLNLHKTFAIPHGGGGPGVGPICVAEHLVEFLPSNPLVAVGGKNAITSISSAPYGSALVCLISYGYISMLGTEGLKKVTQTAILNANYMKARLEEHYAILYTGEQGRAAHEMIVDVREFKEKGIEVTDIAKRLIDYGFHAPTVSFPVAGTLMIEPTESESLAEIDRFCDAMIAIRQEIENATIENPVNELKNAPHTLALLTADNWDLPYSRQRAAYPLAYVAENKFWPTVRRIDDAYGDRNLVCSCAPIEAYLEN, encoded by the coding sequence ATGAAAACAAATGCATTTGCTTTAAGACACATTGGCCCTCGTGCTGAGGACATGGCACAAATGTTTAAAACTGTAAAAGTTGACAACATTGAACAATTAATCGACGAAACTTTTCCAACTTCAATTCGCTTAAAACAAGATTTAGATCTTGCTCCTGCAATGACGGAATATGAGTATTTATCTTATATTCAGAACTTAGGCAACAAAAACAAAATCTTTCGTTCTTATATTGGATTAGGATACAACGAATCTGTTAGCCCTGCTCCTATTATTCGCAACGTATTTGAAAACGCTGGTTGGTATACCGCTTATACGCCATACCAAGCAGAGATTGCACAAGGTCGTTTAGAGGCTTTATTAAATTTCCAAACGACAGTAATTGAATTAGCTGGAATGGAAATTGCCAATGCTTCTTTATTAGATGAAGGTACAGCAGCAGCTGAGGCGATGATGTTGTTATACGATGTTCGCACAAGAGATCAAAAGAAAAACAACGCGTTGAAATTCTTCGTTTCAGAAGAAATTTTACCTCAAACACTTTCTGTATTACAAACACGTTCAATTCCTTTCGAAATTGAATTAGTTGTAGGCGATCACCAAACGTTTGATTTCTCAGAAGATTTCTTTGGTGCAATCTTACAATATCCAGGAAAATATGGTCAAGTATACGATTATGCTGACTTCATTCATACCGCTAAATCGAAAGATATTAAAGTTGCCGTTGCAGCAGATATCTTATCTTTAGTAACTTTAACTTCTCCAGGAGAGATGGGAGCTGACGTAGTAGTGGGAACAACACAACGCTTTGGTATTCCATTAGGATTTGGAGGACCTCACGCCGGTTTCTTCACTACAAAAGAAGAATACAAACGCAGTATGCCAGGTCGTATCATCGGTGTTTCTAAAGATGCAGATGGAAACAGAGCGTTGCGTATGGCATTACAAACACGTGAGCAACACATCAAACGCGAAAAAGCAACGTCAAACATCTGTACCGCTCAAGTATTATTAGCTGTTATGGCGAGTTTCTACGCGGTTTACCACGGACCAAACGGTCTTCGTTTTATTGCAAACCAAGTACATGCAAAAGCAAATACGGTTGCTGAAAACTTAGCTAAGTTAGGAATCGAGCAAAGCAATACGGCTTACTTCGATACGATTGTGGTAAAAGCAGACGCAGCTAAGGTTAAACCTATTGCTGAAGCAAACCAAGTGAACTTCTACTATATCGATGCAAATACAATTTCTATCTCTTTAAACGAGACCGTAAATGTAAATGATATCAATACAATCATCGCTATTTTCGCTCAAGCAGTAGGTAAAGAAGCCTTTACTATTACAGCTTTAAATGAAGAAGCAGTGAATTACCCAGCAAAATTAAAACGTACTTCTAAATTCTTAGAGCATGACGTATTTAATAGCTACCACTCTGAAACAGAGTTAATGCGTTACATCAAACGTTTAGAGCGCAAAGATTTAGCGTTAAATCAATCGATGATTTCTTTGGGGTCTTGTACCATGAAGTTGAATGCGGCAGCTGAGATGCTTCCGTTAAGCAACGGTCAATGGAACAACATCCACCCTTTTGCTCCACTAGATCAAGCACAAGGTTATATCGAAATGTTGAAAGACTTAGAACACAAATTAAATATCATCACTGGATTTGCTGGAACAACCTTACAGCCAAATTCTGGTGCACAAGGGGAATATGCTGGATTAATGGCTATTCGCGCCTACCACCATGCAAGAGGTGATTTCCAACGAACTATTGCGTTAATCCCTGCTTCTGCTCACGGAACAAACCCTGCTTCTGCTGCTATGGCAGGAATGAAAGTAGTGGTTACAAAAACAACGCCTGAAGGAAATATCGATGTGGCTGACTTAAGAGAAAAAGCAGAATTACACAAAGACAACCTTTCTTGTTTGATGGTTACTTATCCTTCTACACACGGAGTATATGAATCTGCTATCATGGAAATTACACAAATTATCCACGATAACGGAGGACAAGTATATATGGATGGAGCTAATATGAACGCACAAGTTGGATTCACTAACCCAGCTTCTATTGGTGCTGACGTATGTCACTTAAACTTACACAAAACTTTTGCTATTCCTCACGGTGGTGGTGGACCTGGAGTTGGACCAATCTGTGTGGCTGAACATTTAGTAGAGTTTTTACCTTCAAACCCATTAGTGGCTGTAGGTGGTAAAAATGCAATTACATCTATTTCTTCTGCTCCTTACGGTTCTGCATTGGTGTGTTTAATCTCTTACGGTTACATCTCTATGTTGGGAACAGAAGGATTGAAAAAAGTGACGCAAACAGCTATCTTGAATGCGAACTATATGAAAGCTAGATTAGAAGAGCACTATGCGATTTTATATACAGGTGAACAAGGACGTGCTGCACACGAAATGATTGTTGACGTTCGTGAGTTCAAAGAAAAAGGAATTGAAGTGACTGATATCGCTAAGCGTTTAATCGATTACGGTTTCCACGCACCAACGGTTTCTTTCCCAGTTGCAGGTACGTTAATGATTGAACCTACAGAAAGTGAAAGCTTAGCTGAAATCGATCGTTTCTGTGATGCGATGATCGCTATTCGTCAAGAAATTGAAAATGCAACGATTGAGAACCCAGTAAACGAATTAAAGAATGCACCACATACTTTAGCTTTATTAACTGCGGATAATTGGGATTTACCCTACTCAAGACAAAGAGCTGCTTATCCATTAGCTTATGTAGCAGAGAATAAATTCTGGCCTACTGTACGTCGTATTGACGATGCTTATGGAGATAGAAACTTAGTTTGTTCTTGTGCTCCAATCGAAGCTTACCTTGAAAATTAA
- a CDS encoding ABC transporter ATP-binding protein, producing the protein MIKVTNIEKSFNGTKVLKGITTTFETGKTNLIIGQSGSGKTVFLKTLLGIHAHDNGQILFDGRDYADMNKNQRRDLRTEIGMVFQGSALFDSMTVEENIAFPLRMFTNKSDKEIMHRVNEVIDRVKLINANKKKPSEISGGMQKRVAIARAIVNNPKYLFCDEPNSGLDPKTAIVIDNLIQEITHEYDITTVINTHDMNSVLEIGEHIVFLKNGVLAWSGNNKEIIQTDNEDVVDFVYSSELFQMVRDAMRHIGSSKK; encoded by the coding sequence ATGATTAAAGTAACCAACATAGAAAAGTCTTTTAATGGCACAAAGGTATTAAAGGGAATTACTACCACGTTTGAAACTGGAAAAACCAATTTAATCATAGGACAAAGTGGTTCAGGAAAAACCGTTTTCCTAAAGACACTTTTGGGTATTCACGCGCATGACAATGGTCAAATTCTTTTTGATGGTAGAGATTATGCCGATATGAATAAAAACCAACGTCGCGATTTACGTACAGAGATTGGAATGGTATTTCAAGGAAGTGCCCTTTTTGACTCCATGACAGTGGAAGAGAATATCGCTTTTCCTTTGCGTATGTTTACCAATAAAAGCGACAAAGAAATTATGCATCGCGTTAATGAGGTAATTGATCGCGTAAAATTAATCAACGCCAATAAAAAGAAACCTTCAGAAATATCGGGAGGGATGCAAAAAAGGGTTGCTATTGCTCGTGCTATTGTAAATAACCCCAAATATTTATTCTGTGATGAACCCAACTCTGGACTCGATCCAAAAACGGCGATTGTCATTGATAACTTGATTCAAGAGATTACACACGAATATGACATCACAACGGTAATCAACACACACGATATGAACTCCGTATTGGAAATTGGAGAACATATCGTATTCTTAAAGAACGGTGTGTTAGCCTGGTCGGGAAATAACAAGGAAATTATACAAACAGACAATGAAGATGTCGTGGATTTCGTTTACTCTTCTGAACTCTTTCAGATGGTTCGAGATGCCATGCGACACATTGGCTCTAGTAAAAAATAA
- a CDS encoding glycosyltransferase family 2 protein: MKYIIIIPAYNEASYIAETLQSLADQTLLPEWVLVVNDSSTDQTEAIAESFTAQHAWLHLCTKNSAAIHLPGSKVIQAFNHGLTLLPDEIQYDVIVKLDADLILPPDYFAHIAHEFKQNPKLGMAGGVARIEKNNTWVIENLTDKDHIRGAFKAYRKACFQQIGGLKPAMGWDTVDELLCRYYDWEILVRQDLQIKHLKPTGAQYDKTARYKQGEAFYRLHYGLAITLIASLKLASKKGKPLLFLDYIKGYFRAKAKKDPYLVTEEQGKFIRHYRWKKIKSKLF, translated from the coding sequence ATGAAGTATATCATTATTATTCCCGCTTACAATGAAGCCTCTTATATTGCTGAGACATTACAGAGTTTAGCGGATCAAACCTTGCTTCCTGAATGGGTTTTAGTAGTTAACGATAGTTCGACAGATCAAACGGAAGCAATCGCGGAGTCCTTTACAGCACAACACGCTTGGCTGCATCTTTGCACCAAAAATTCAGCGGCCATTCATTTACCAGGAAGTAAAGTCATTCAGGCATTTAATCACGGATTAACTCTTCTTCCTGATGAGATACAGTATGACGTTATCGTCAAATTGGATGCCGATTTAATTCTTCCTCCTGATTACTTTGCTCATATAGCACATGAATTTAAACAAAATCCTAAACTAGGTATGGCTGGAGGTGTTGCACGTATTGAAAAAAACAACACTTGGGTTATCGAAAACCTAACCGATAAAGATCATATCCGCGGAGCTTTTAAAGCTTATCGCAAGGCGTGTTTTCAACAGATTGGTGGACTCAAACCCGCTATGGGATGGGATACTGTAGACGAATTACTCTGCCGTTACTACGATTGGGAAATCCTTGTCCGTCAAGATTTACAAATCAAACACCTCAAGCCTACCGGGGCTCAATACGATAAAACTGCACGCTATAAACAAGGAGAGGCTTTCTATCGTTTACACTATGGCTTGGCAATCACGCTAATCGCCAGCTTGAAGTTAGCATCAAAAAAAGGAAAACCCTTGTTGTTTCTCGATTATATTAAAGGATACTTCAGAGCGAAAGCTAAAAAAGATCCGTATTTAGTTACAGAAGAACAAGGAAAATTTATTCGCCACTACCGCTGGAAGAAAATAAAGTCGAAGTTGTTTTAA
- a CDS encoding MFS transporter: MLREATNQRKKLATILAFSSIPLSGFVTDIYLPSFPSMANDLAITEKEVQLTLTCYLLSYGISQLFVGSILDSIGRYKPRLIALLFIALSSTLIAFTNDIFLICLLRIVQGIAISILVVATRAIFMDIYEEKQRIHYLSYFTVVWSCGPILAPFLGGYLDALFSWHANFYFLSIYAVLLFILDLLISGESIAEKKKFNLSQTLQVYQTMLSNKNFITGIFILGMSYSIVMIFNISGPFLIENTFNQNSIIIGYCTLLLGFSWMLGGLIGKKRMHVPFKQRITRPVYIQLGLAVLLLSASYYVENLYLLMFGLFLIHICSGTVFNNFFTSTMLYFPNNSGTAGGLMGGLTYVITSLTSFIISSSGAINTQFQLTTRYTALIGCLVCLILYMVLLNKKTQ; this comes from the coding sequence ATGCTTAGAGAAGCTACAAACCAAAGAAAAAAGCTAGCAACCATTCTCGCTTTTAGTTCAATTCCCCTATCTGGATTTGTAACGGATATCTATTTACCCTCTTTTCCTTCTATGGCTAATGACTTAGCTATTACGGAAAAAGAAGTGCAACTTACTTTAACGTGCTACCTACTGAGTTATGGTATTTCCCAACTCTTTGTCGGCAGTATTCTCGATAGTATTGGCCGTTACAAACCCCGCTTGATTGCCCTTCTTTTCATCGCTTTATCTAGTACTTTAATTGCTTTTACCAATGATATTTTCTTGATTTGCTTGTTGCGTATTGTTCAAGGAATCGCGATTTCTATTCTAGTTGTTGCTACTCGAGCCATTTTCATGGATATATACGAAGAAAAACAACGCATCCACTACCTCAGCTATTTTACAGTAGTCTGGTCTTGTGGTCCCATTCTAGCACCTTTTTTGGGTGGATACCTCGATGCTCTATTTTCGTGGCATGCTAACTTTTATTTTCTTTCCATTTACGCAGTGTTGCTCTTTATTTTAGATTTACTCATCAGTGGCGAAAGTATTGCAGAAAAGAAGAAATTTAACTTAAGTCAAACCTTACAAGTATACCAAACCATGTTGAGCAACAAAAATTTCATCACGGGTATTTTTATCTTGGGTATGAGTTATTCCATCGTCATGATTTTCAATATTTCAGGTCCTTTTCTAATTGAAAACACCTTTAATCAGAATTCAATTATCATTGGTTACTGCACGCTTCTACTAGGATTTTCATGGATGTTAGGCGGGCTCATTGGCAAGAAAAGAATGCATGTTCCCTTTAAACAGCGCATTACGCGTCCCGTATACATTCAATTGGGATTGGCTGTGCTTTTACTTTCGGCCAGTTATTATGTAGAGAACCTGTATCTACTAATGTTTGGCTTGTTTTTAATTCACATCTGTTCGGGTACGGTATTCAACAATTTCTTTACCTCCACCATGTTGTATTTCCCCAATAATTCAGGTACAGCAGGGGGATTAATGGGTGGATTAACCTATGTCATCACCTCGCTAACGAGCTTTATCATTTCTTCATCAGGAGCCATCAACACCCAATTTCAGTTAACTACGCGTTATACTGCTTTGATAGGATGTCTTGTATGCTTGATTTTGTACATGGTTCTACTAAATAAAAAAACACAATAG